Proteins encoded by one window of Actinocorallia herbida:
- a CDS encoding DUF695 domain-containing protein has product MGIFKRSRDTSPAAAAIAEFWDRWPELRERIAAAGESLPTDLHEEITLLVHRIHPDLVWEIDPEAPAFTISGQGADELRGLAERWRKGRPRRDRWTFHAARQADPEALGTKLALGDHEFDLSYVKLGMRVDQGKARIDIAAYHPDFLFVDEQTRLQVAGTVLVWALGEDDVARWIGDVTIAIEAPMDALPPNLLASVVEQIAEPFRQGAWLKGEGRTPRGHPAQITVRFPLHRQDHPLFDLHVSITLPYAHSGPDRLPVAPSSEALRAVEERIEKLDGAVLFLRETGDGLRVFHLYADPDSAVVAELDQLAAAWPEGKGKVESRHDPAWRTVQPYRI; this is encoded by the coding sequence ATGGGCATCTTCAAGCGTTCACGTGACACCTCCCCGGCGGCCGCGGCCATCGCCGAGTTCTGGGATCGGTGGCCTGAGCTGCGCGAGCGGATCGCGGCGGCGGGCGAGTCCCTGCCGACGGACCTGCACGAGGAGATCACCCTGCTGGTCCACCGGATCCACCCGGACCTCGTGTGGGAGATCGACCCCGAAGCACCCGCCTTCACCATCAGCGGGCAGGGCGCGGACGAGCTGCGCGGCCTCGCCGAGCGCTGGCGCAAGGGCAGGCCGCGGCGCGACCGCTGGACCTTCCACGCCGCCCGGCAGGCCGACCCCGAGGCGCTCGGCACCAAGCTCGCCCTCGGCGACCACGAGTTCGATCTCTCCTACGTCAAGCTCGGCATGCGGGTCGACCAGGGGAAGGCGCGGATCGACATCGCGGCCTACCACCCGGACTTCCTGTTCGTGGACGAGCAGACCCGGCTCCAGGTGGCCGGGACCGTCCTGGTGTGGGCGCTCGGCGAGGACGACGTGGCGCGCTGGATCGGCGATGTGACCATCGCGATCGAGGCCCCGATGGACGCGCTGCCACCGAACCTCCTGGCCTCCGTGGTGGAGCAGATAGCCGAGCCTTTTAGGCAAGGGGCGTGGCTCAAGGGCGAAGGCCGCACCCCGCGAGGACATCCCGCCCAGATCACCGTCAGGTTCCCGCTGCACCGGCAGGACCACCCGCTGTTCGACCTGCACGTGAGCATCACGCTCCCCTACGCCCACTCCGGGCCGGACCGGCTGCCGGTGGCGCCGTCGTCCGAGGCGCTGCGCGCGGTCGAGGAGCGGATCGAGAAGCTGGACGGCGCGGTGCTGTTCCTGCGCGAGACCGGCGACGGCCTGCGCGTCTTCCACCTGTACGCCGACCCCGACTCCGCGGTCGTGGCCGAGCTCGACCAGCTCGCGGCCGCCTGGCCGGAGGGCAAGGGCAAGGTCGAGTCCCGACACGACCCGGCCTGGCGGACGGTCCAGCCCTACCGCATCTGA
- a CDS encoding cysteine desulfurase family protein: MPYGDHAAYLDHAATAPMLPEAIAAMTEQLGRVGNPSSLHAAGRRARRVVEESREIIAEAFQARPSEVIFTSGGTEADNLAIKGLYWQRRDLGHHRVVTSAIEHHAVLDAVHWLAEHEAAEVVHLPVDGLGRVAPADLEAALTDDTALVTIMWANNEVGTVQPIAALAAHARGRGVPFHSDAVQAAPFLPVSLAEGADALTLSAHKLGGPLGVGALLLAKGVDPTPVLHGGGQERDVRSGTLDTPAIAGFAAAVQTTVARRDETVRRVGALRDLLVDLVRAEVPDAVLNGDPADRLAGNAHFSFPGCEGDALLMLLDARGVSCSTGSACSAGIAQPSHVLLAMGMSSEQARGSLRFSLGHDSTEDDVRALTAVIGAVVERARRAGLT; encoded by the coding sequence TTGCCGTACGGAGATCACGCGGCGTATCTCGACCACGCGGCGACCGCGCCGATGCTCCCTGAGGCCATCGCCGCGATGACCGAGCAGCTGGGCCGCGTGGGCAACCCCTCCTCCTTGCACGCCGCGGGCCGCCGCGCCCGCCGGGTCGTCGAGGAGTCCCGCGAGATCATCGCCGAGGCGTTCCAGGCCAGGCCGTCCGAGGTGATCTTCACCAGCGGCGGCACCGAAGCCGACAACCTCGCCATCAAGGGCCTCTACTGGCAGCGCCGCGACCTCGGCCACCACCGCGTGGTCACCAGCGCGATCGAGCACCACGCGGTCCTCGACGCCGTCCACTGGCTCGCCGAGCACGAGGCCGCCGAAGTCGTCCACCTCCCCGTCGACGGCCTGGGCAGGGTCGCCCCCGCCGACCTCGAGGCCGCCCTCACCGACGACACCGCCCTCGTCACCATCATGTGGGCCAACAACGAGGTCGGCACCGTCCAGCCCATCGCCGCGCTCGCCGCGCACGCGCGCGGCCGCGGCGTCCCGTTCCACTCCGACGCCGTCCAGGCCGCCCCGTTCCTGCCCGTCTCCCTCGCCGAGGGCGCCGACGCCCTGACTCTCAGCGCGCACAAGCTCGGCGGTCCGCTCGGCGTCGGGGCGCTGCTGCTGGCCAAGGGCGTCGACCCGACCCCGGTGCTGCACGGCGGCGGCCAGGAGCGCGACGTGCGCTCGGGCACCCTCGACACCCCGGCCATCGCCGGATTCGCCGCGGCGGTCCAGACGACCGTCGCCCGGCGTGATGAGACCGTCCGCCGGGTCGGCGCGCTGCGCGACCTGCTCGTGGACCTGGTGCGAGCCGAGGTCCCCGACGCGGTGCTGAACGGCGATCCCGCCGACAGGCTCGCGGGCAACGCCCACTTCTCCTTCCCCGGCTGCGAGGGCGACGCCCTGCTCATGCTGCTCGACGCCCGGGGCGTCTCCTGCTCGACGGGTTCGGCCTGCTCGGCCGGGATCGCCCAGCCGAGCCATGTGCTGCTGGCCATGGGGATGAGCTCGGAGCAGGCCCGCGGCAGCCTGCGCTTCTCCCTGGGCCACGACTCCACCGAGGACGACGTGCGGGCGCTCACCGCGGTGATCGGCGCCGTGGTGGAGCGCGCCCGCCGCGCGGGCCTCACCTGA
- the mnmA gene encoding tRNA 2-thiouridine(34) synthase MnmA has product MTLRVLAAMSGGVDSAVAAARAAEAGHDVTGVHMALSANPQSYRTGARGCCTVEDSRDARRAADVIGIPFYIWDMAERFSSDVVDDFVAEYAAGRTPNPCLRCNEKIKFAALLDRALALGFDAVCTGHYAQVSDGVLSRGVDEGKDQSYVLAVCSREQLRHAMFPLGDTTKAEIRAEAARRDLLVADKPDSHDICFIADGDTRGFLAARLGAAKGPIVDESGTVVGEHEGAFGFTVGQRKGLRIGTPAPDGKPRYVLDISPVTNTVRVGPREALDVTEIVADRIIGLEGELPERCAVQLRAHGEVYPCEPLREDGELRLRLLAPAQGVAPGQAAVLYAGDRVLGSATIVSASRPAPVS; this is encoded by the coding sequence ATGACTCTTCGCGTGCTCGCCGCCATGTCCGGCGGCGTCGACTCCGCCGTGGCGGCGGCCCGGGCCGCCGAGGCCGGCCACGACGTGACCGGCGTCCACATGGCCCTGTCGGCCAATCCCCAGTCCTATCGCACCGGCGCCCGCGGGTGCTGCACCGTCGAGGACTCCCGTGACGCCCGGCGCGCCGCGGACGTGATCGGCATCCCCTTCTACATCTGGGACATGGCCGAACGGTTCTCCTCCGACGTGGTCGACGACTTCGTCGCCGAGTACGCCGCGGGCCGCACCCCGAACCCCTGCCTGCGCTGCAATGAGAAGATCAAGTTCGCCGCGCTGCTGGACCGGGCGCTGGCGCTGGGCTTCGACGCGGTCTGCACCGGCCACTACGCGCAGGTGTCCGACGGGGTGCTGAGCCGGGGCGTCGACGAAGGCAAGGACCAGTCTTATGTGCTCGCGGTGTGCAGCCGCGAGCAGTTGCGCCACGCGATGTTCCCGCTCGGCGACACCACCAAGGCCGAGATCCGCGCGGAGGCCGCCCGGCGCGACCTGCTCGTCGCCGACAAGCCGGACAGCCACGACATCTGCTTCATCGCCGACGGCGACACCCGCGGCTTCCTGGCCGCCAGGCTCGGCGCCGCCAAGGGCCCGATCGTGGACGAGTCCGGCACGGTCGTGGGTGAGCACGAGGGGGCGTTCGGCTTCACCGTCGGGCAGCGCAAGGGCCTCCGGATCGGCACCCCCGCCCCGGACGGGAAGCCCCGGTACGTCCTGGACATCTCGCCGGTGACGAACACGGTCCGGGTGGGGCCGCGCGAGGCCCTGGACGTCACCGAGATCGTCGCGGACCGGATCATCGGGCTCGAAGGGGAGCTGCCCGAGCGCTGCGCTGTCCAGTTGCGCGCGCACGGCGAGGTCTACCCGTGCGAGCCCTTGCGGGAGGACGGGGAACTGCGGCTGCGCCTGCTGGCCCCGGCCCAGGGCGTCGCGCCCGGCCAGGCCGCGGTCCTGTACGCGGGCGACCGGGTCCTGGGCTCCGCCACCATCGTCTCCGCGTCGCGCCCGGCACCCGTCTCCTGA
- a CDS encoding MFS transporter, with protein sequence MLFRARWGTFSTFALAGLLSGVWVTRMPALKDTFDLGAGSVGVVLLVWGLAAIAAMQGLRAFITRIGSRAVLRVSTPATAAAVALLGLAPNFGTLLGAVALFGMAFGLTDVSMNAQGSVVERAERRPMMNRMHAGWCVGAMSGGLLGAATAALGWSFGAAVLTVGIVALPLALALGGTYLPDPPAEAAAGAGRRRLPGVVYLIGAITFLAFMAEGAVADWSGLLLHDDLGATQAVAALAYPAFEAAMLLGRLIGDRARVVLGSRGLLTAAGTGTFAGMLVVLFAPGVPVALAGFFLTGLMVSVIVPTMISLAGTAAPGRSAASVAQVGAMGYGGLLLGPVLIGGIAEGTSVHAGMAIVLVLSVAIVLAVRRVPMRASADIAAAPAPRSDAELQAA encoded by the coding sequence ATGCTGTTCCGCGCCCGTTGGGGCACGTTCTCGACCTTCGCGCTCGCCGGACTGCTCTCGGGGGTGTGGGTCACCCGGATGCCCGCGCTGAAGGACACGTTCGACCTGGGCGCGGGCTCGGTCGGCGTCGTCCTGCTGGTGTGGGGGCTCGCCGCGATCGCCGCCATGCAGGGCCTGCGCGCCTTCATCACGCGGATCGGGAGCCGGGCCGTCCTGCGGGTGTCCACACCGGCCACCGCGGCGGCGGTCGCGCTGCTGGGCCTCGCGCCGAACTTCGGCACGCTGCTCGGCGCGGTCGCCCTGTTCGGCATGGCGTTCGGCCTCACCGACGTCTCCATGAACGCCCAGGGCTCGGTCGTCGAACGCGCGGAACGCCGTCCGATGATGAACCGGATGCACGCGGGTTGGTGCGTCGGCGCGATGTCCGGCGGCCTGCTGGGCGCGGCCACCGCGGCACTCGGCTGGTCGTTCGGCGCCGCGGTGCTGACCGTCGGGATCGTGGCGCTGCCGCTGGCGCTGGCGCTCGGCGGCACCTACCTGCCCGACCCGCCCGCCGAGGCCGCGGCGGGCGCCGGACGCCGCCGCCTGCCCGGCGTGGTCTACCTGATCGGCGCGATCACCTTCCTGGCGTTCATGGCCGAAGGCGCGGTCGCGGACTGGAGCGGGCTGCTCCTGCACGACGACCTGGGCGCGACCCAGGCCGTCGCGGCGCTCGCCTACCCGGCGTTCGAGGCGGCGATGCTGCTCGGCAGGCTCATCGGCGACCGCGCGCGGGTGGTGCTGGGCAGCCGCGGCCTGCTCACCGCGGCCGGGACCGGCACGTTCGCCGGCATGCTCGTGGTGCTGTTCGCGCCGGGCGTCCCGGTGGCGCTCGCCGGGTTCTTCCTGACCGGGCTCATGGTCAGCGTGATCGTCCCGACGATGATCTCGCTCGCGGGGACCGCGGCGCCCGGCCGGTCGGCCGCCTCGGTGGCCCAGGTCGGCGCCATGGGCTACGGTGGCCTGCTGCTCGGCCCGGTGCTGATCGGCGGGATCGCCGAGGGCACCTCGGTGCACGCGGGCATGGCGATCGTCCTGGTCCTGTCCGTCGCCATCGTGCTCGCCGTCCGGCGCGTCCCGATGCGCGCCTCCGC
- a CDS encoding TetR/AcrR family transcriptional regulator, whose product MKRDALLDAAEAVLCELGSQALTLNAVAERAAVSKGGLLYHFPTKEALTGALVGRVIDEFDALVAEHAARGGSYTRGFVEASFEILAAPSGERTARRWAAITAAACSAELRTPLSEAMHRWHHRDPGEEPDPLTASVVRLAAEGLWEVSAQDPGGYSAEQYAALRRRMLDLL is encoded by the coding sequence ATGAAACGGGATGCCCTCCTCGACGCCGCGGAGGCCGTGCTCTGCGAGCTCGGCAGCCAGGCGCTGACGCTGAACGCGGTCGCCGAGCGCGCCGCGGTCAGCAAGGGCGGGCTGCTCTACCACTTCCCCACGAAAGAGGCCCTGACCGGCGCGCTCGTCGGCCGGGTGATCGACGAGTTCGACGCGCTCGTCGCCGAGCACGCCGCCCGCGGGGGTTCCTACACCCGCGGTTTCGTCGAGGCGAGCTTCGAGATCCTCGCCGCCCCGTCCGGAGAGCGCACCGCGCGCCGGTGGGCCGCGATCACCGCCGCCGCCTGTTCGGCCGAACTGCGCACGCCGCTCTCCGAGGCCATGCACCGCTGGCACCACCGCGACCCCGGTGAGGAGCCCGACCCGCTGACCGCCTCGGTCGTCCGGCTGGCGGCCGAGGGCCTGTGGGAGGTCTCCGCGCAGGACCCCGGCGGGTACTCCGCCGAGCAGTACGCCGCCCTGCGACGACGGATGCTCGACCTCCTGTAA